In Chaetodon trifascialis isolate fChaTrf1 chromosome 2, fChaTrf1.hap1, whole genome shotgun sequence, one DNA window encodes the following:
- the sumo2a gene encoding small ubiquitin like modifier 2a, translating into MADEKPKEGVKTENNEHINLKVAGQDGSVVQFKIKRHTPLSKLMKAYCERQGLTMRQIRFRFDGQPINETDTPSQLEMEDEDTIDVFQQQTGGSSL; encoded by the exons gAGGGAGTGAAGACGGAGAATAATGAGCACATCAACCTGAAGGTGGCAGGCCAGGATGGCTCAGTGGTGCAGTTCAAGATCAAAAGGCACACTCCTCTCAGCAAACTGATGAAAGCTTATTGTGAACGGCAG GGGCTGACAATGAGGCAAATACGATTTCGATTTGATGGGCAGCCAATCAATGAAACAGATACACCCTCGCAG CTAGAAATGGAGGACGAAGACACGATCGACGTGTTCCAACAGCAAACCGGAGGCTCCTCTCTTTAA
- the jpt1a gene encoding jupiter microtubule associated homolog 1a — translation MTTTTTYQGMEPGSKSSSRVLRPPGGGSNISLGADEEKPPVRKNKMASSVFAEPEDPYANRRNNPPGGKPTGVLCGEPSAPLRRGGNPATNHVADAPATDGEISVRDIENSVAEPETASGQQEEAPPAEESSAGLPSGRRNPPGGKSSLILG, via the exons ATGACGACGACCACTACATATCAAGGCATGGAGCCCGGATCAAAAAGCAGCTCCAG ggtTTTGCGCCCTCCTGGTGGCGGCTCCAACATTTCACTCGGTGCAGATGAGGAGAAGCCTCCCGTCCGGAAAAACAAGATGGCCTCCAGTGTTTTCGCTGAGCCAGAGGACCCCTATGCTAATCGAAGGAACAACCCACCAG GTGGGAAGCCCACAGGAGTGCTGTGTGGTGAGCCGTCAGCCCccctgaggagaggagggaaccCCGCCACCAACCACGTTGCAGATGCTCCGGCCACA gatggaGAAATTTCTGTACGTGATATTG AAAACAGTGTTGCTGAGCCTGAAACAGCTTCtgggcagcaggaggaggcccCTCCCGCCGAGGAGTCCTCTGCAGGACTACCGTCCGGCCGCAGGAATCCCCCCGGCGGCAAGTCCAGCCTCATACTGGGTTGA